The Deinococcus sonorensis KR-87 genome includes a window with the following:
- a CDS encoding LptF/LptG family permease yields the protein MSAGPTPEPRAELPRLRVGRRFRRPQLRRFDRYVLEELLPYLLAGLAVVILLLLLAALQSVIAPLLAKGASPMLVLRLVALQVPEAIARGLPIALLFAALLGTSRLAADAELKAAQANGIPGTRLFVPIMALSASVALISFVVSETVVPRAKVQALSVQREIVLDNPRVLGLGTAGVVLKDALGRAISVQEVHSGGVLQGLRIVTQADGQTAREVITARQGLLIPGSNVLALQDGRRITYQDTRPITVVEFERGTLPVQDLQASLSQQDQLLPIYLTLPALIERIRAYRAQHISAPADFTALQRKFAEPLAAVTMGFFAVALAVFSFRSGVNIGLVWVLMLTFAYYATWSVFRVMGENGAIPPEVAAWVPTLLYLVAGLGLLTAARR from the coding sequence GTGAGCGCCGGCCCCACCCCGGAACCGCGCGCCGAACTGCCCCGCCTGCGGGTGGGTCGCCGGTTCCGGCGCCCGCAGCTGCGCCGCTTTGACCGCTACGTGCTGGAGGAACTGCTGCCGTACCTGCTGGCCGGGCTGGCGGTGGTGATCCTGCTGCTGCTGCTGGCGGCCCTGCAGAGCGTGATCGCGCCGCTGCTGGCCAAGGGCGCCTCGCCAATGCTGGTGCTGCGGCTGGTGGCGCTGCAGGTGCCGGAGGCCATCGCGCGCGGGCTGCCAATCGCGCTGCTGTTCGCGGCGCTGCTCGGCACCTCGCGGCTGGCCGCCGACGCCGAACTGAAGGCCGCGCAGGCCAACGGCATCCCCGGTACCCGGCTGTTCGTGCCGATCATGGCGCTGAGCGCCTCGGTGGCGCTGATCAGCTTCGTGGTCTCGGAGACGGTGGTCCCGCGCGCCAAGGTGCAGGCGCTGAGCGTGCAGCGCGAGATCGTGCTGGACAACCCCCGGGTGCTGGGCCTGGGCACGGCGGGCGTGGTGCTCAAGGACGCGCTGGGCCGCGCCATCAGCGTGCAGGAGGTGCACAGCGGCGGCGTGCTGCAGGGCCTGCGAATCGTGACTCAGGCGGACGGCCAGACCGCCCGTGAAGTGATCACCGCGCGCCAGGGCCTCCTGATTCCCGGCAGCAACGTGCTGGCCCTGCAGGACGGCCGGCGCATCACCTACCAGGACACCCGCCCGATCACGGTGGTGGAGTTTGAGCGCGGCACGCTGCCGGTGCAGGACCTGCAGGCCAGCCTCAGTCAGCAGGACCAGCTGCTGCCGATCTACCTGACGCTGCCGGCCCTGATTGAGCGGATCCGCGCCTACCGCGCCCAGCACATCAGCGCCCCGGCCGACTTCACCGCGCTGCAGCGCAAGTTTGCCGAGCCGCTGGCGGCCGTCACCATGGGCTTTTTCGCGGTGGCGCTGGCGGTGTTCAGCTTCCGCAGCGGCGTCAACATCGGGCTGGTGTGGGTGCTGATGCTGACCTTCGCGTACTACGCCACCTGGAGTG
- a CDS encoding LptF/LptG family permease, translating to MPRVSRKLPLYVLREVLPWYLGGLLLFLSLQMTDSLTSTVGYLITYRVGLGQGLLLFLNQLPLIFNRCLVLAVPFAVLLAFGRLAKDSEFKAMFSAGVAPTRALWPLLLPAAVIGVFAWYNAGWLTPATQARWWNAWYGVYGVQPPPPSQDRYAFAQGDTLFTAGRVQNDRHSQSAQLIGVLIQRGQETYTASSGVWDAAKQTWSISNGWVVGQDGVPRQMVAPLTLPQHDVLKQPPTPPNQTSTPALRARLAADQTDSPDRRDAAFELSRRSADPVTPLAFALAAGALGLLIRNRAWAAGSVILFIFSFYVLWSTVPQLAREGALTPDLAAWLPNLVFISLGLLLTWRLR from the coding sequence ATGCCCCGCGTGTCCCGCAAGCTGCCGCTCTACGTCCTGCGCGAGGTGCTGCCCTGGTACCTGGGCGGCCTGCTGCTGTTTCTGTCGTTGCAGATGACCGACTCGCTCACCAGCACGGTGGGCTACCTGATCACCTACCGGGTGGGCCTGGGCCAGGGCCTGCTGCTGTTTCTCAATCAGCTGCCGCTGATCTTCAACCGCTGCCTGGTGCTGGCGGTGCCATTCGCGGTGCTGCTGGCCTTCGGGCGGCTGGCCAAGGACAGTGAGTTCAAGGCGATGTTCAGCGCCGGCGTGGCCCCCACCCGGGCGTTGTGGCCGCTGCTGCTGCCGGCCGCCGTGATCGGGGTGTTCGCGTGGTACAACGCCGGCTGGCTGACCCCCGCCACCCAGGCGCGCTGGTGGAACGCCTGGTACGGGGTCTACGGCGTACAGCCGCCGCCGCCCAGCCAGGACCGCTACGCCTTCGCGCAGGGCGACACGCTCTTTACCGCCGGGCGGGTCCAGAACGACCGGCACAGCCAGAGCGCCCAGCTGATCGGGGTGCTGATCCAGCGCGGCCAGGAGACCTACACTGCGTCGTCGGGGGTCTGGGACGCGGCCAAGCAGACCTGGAGCATCTCCAACGGCTGGGTGGTCGGGCAGGACGGCGTGCCGCGCCAGATGGTGGCCCCGCTGACGCTGCCGCAGCATGACGTGCTGAAGCAGCCGCCCACGCCGCCCAACCAGACCAGCACCCCGGCGCTGCGCGCCCGGCTGGCGGCTGACCAGACCGACAGCCCCGACCGGCGCGACGCCGCCTTCGAGCTGAGCCGCCGCAGCGCCGACCCGGTCACGCCGCTGGCCTTCGCGCTGGCGGCCGGCGCCCTGGGCCTGCTGATCCGCAATCGCGCCTGGGCCGCCGGCTCGGTGATCCTGTTCATCTTCTCGTTCTACGTGCTGTGGAGCACGGTACCGCAGCTGGCCCGCGAGGGCGCCCTGACGCCGGATCTGGCCGCGTGGCTGCCGAACCTGGTGTTCATCAGCCTGGGTCTGCTGCTCACCTGGAGGCTCCGGTGA
- a CDS encoding YceD family protein has translation MTSEAPRIHLGSLLRAPGDASASGEVTQLTYEQGGRPQTLKFAGPAPYDIDVNTLQGDELWLQGHFEPTLEQECSRCLKPVQVPLELRLGTLMQYRPAVQEPFLEEAETGEELLVFGNPDLDLSGYLAEMTILAAPLSVLHDEACKGLCQVCGHDLNEGPCEHSAAVPIEDAHAHELGAPLSDQHARQTPFAALKGLKLPED, from the coding sequence ATGACATCGGAAGCCCCCCGCATCCACCTCGGCAGCCTGCTGCGCGCCCCCGGCGACGCCAGCGCCAGCGGTGAGGTCACGCAGCTGACCTACGAGCAGGGCGGCCGGCCACAGACGCTGAAGTTTGCCGGCCCCGCCCCCTACGACATTGACGTGAACACCCTGCAGGGTGACGAGCTGTGGCTGCAGGGCCACTTTGAACCCACCCTGGAGCAGGAGTGCTCGCGCTGCCTCAAGCCGGTGCAGGTGCCGCTGGAGCTGCGGCTCGGCACCCTGATGCAGTATCGCCCGGCGGTGCAGGAGCCGTTTCTGGAGGAGGCCGAGACCGGCGAGGAACTGCTGGTGTTCGGGAACCCGGACCTGGACCTGAGCGGCTACCTGGCCGAGATGACCATTCTGGCCGCGCCGCTGAGCGTGCTGCACGACGAGGCCTGCAAGGGCCTGTGTCAGGTGTGCGGCCACGACCTGAACGAGGGGCCCTGCGAGCACAGCGCCGCCGTGCCGATCGAGGACGCGCACGCCCATGAGCTCGGCGCGCCGCTGAGCGATCAGCACGCCCGGCAGACGCCGTTCGCGGCCCTCAAGGGCCTCAAGCTCCCCGAGGACTGA
- the moaC gene encoding cyclic pyranopterin monophosphate synthase MoaC encodes MVDVSAKVSTARTATAEGWVVLPPEARAALDGGHNRKGDPLTVARLAGIQGAKRTSDVVLLCHPLPIQGVEMDVQLLERGVRVQATVRTSGQTGVEMEALTAVTVAALNVYDMLKAASKAIRIEDVRLLSKSGGKSGDYQAE; translated from the coding sequence ATGGTGGACGTGAGCGCCAAGGTCAGCACCGCCCGCACGGCCACCGCCGAGGGCTGGGTGGTGCTGCCGCCGGAGGCCCGCGCCGCGCTGGATGGCGGGCACAACCGCAAGGGTGACCCGCTCACGGTGGCCCGGCTGGCCGGCATCCAGGGGGCCAAGCGCACCAGCGACGTGGTGCTGCTGTGTCATCCGCTGCCGATCCAGGGCGTCGAGATGGACGTGCAGCTGCTGGAGCGCGGCGTGCGGGTGCAGGCTACCGTCCGCACCAGCGGGCAGACCGGGGTGGAGATGGAGGCGCTCACGGCCGTCACGGTGGCGGCCCTGAACGTCTACGACATGCTCAAGGCCGCCAGCAAAGCCATCCGCATTGAGGACGTGCGCCTGCTCTCCAAGAGCGGCGGCAAGAGCGGCGACTATCAGGCGGAGTAG
- a CDS encoding S-ribosylhomocysteine lyase: MANVESFDLDHTKVRAPYIRLAGLKRTPHGDAISKYDLRLLQPNVAAIDPAAIHTLEHLLAGYLRDHLPDVVDVSPMGCRTGMYMAVIGEPDEQRVLQAFESALQDVAGHDRPIPGVSELECGNYRDHDLDAARGHARDALGQGLKVQPTILIER; the protein is encoded by the coding sequence ATGGCGAACGTTGAATCCTTCGATCTGGACCACACGAAAGTCAGGGCCCCCTACATCCGACTGGCGGGCCTGAAGCGGACGCCGCACGGCGACGCCATCAGCAAGTACGACCTGCGGCTGCTGCAGCCGAATGTGGCCGCCATTGACCCGGCCGCCATTCACACGCTGGAGCACCTGCTGGCCGGCTACCTGCGCGACCACCTGCCGGATGTGGTGGACGTGTCCCCGATGGGCTGCCGCACCGGCATGTACATGGCGGTGATCGGGGAGCCGGACGAGCAGCGGGTGCTGCAGGCCTTCGAGTCGGCGCTGCAGGACGTGGCGGGTCATGACCGTCCGATTCCCGGCGTCAGCGAGCTGGAGTGCGGCAACTACCGCGACCATGACCTGGATGCTGCGCGCGGCCACGCCCGCGACGCGCTGGGCCAGGGCCTCAAGGTGCAGCCGACCATCCTGATCGAGCGCTGA
- the lspA gene encoding signal peptidase II: protein MHVDPLTTRPRLSGWTALLIAAVLIVADQLLKAWARSHLTLGAAPEPFVPGLISWQLTYNTGAAWSLLSGATVPLAILRLLVGLGILAYLFRRPQPRLLAVVLSLIAAGAIGNTIDGLWRGRVTDMIVSPALSAVTRAFRAGEFPIFNIADSCVVVGTLLLIVLSFLPERRPQGMAGPRP from the coding sequence GTGCATGTTGACCCCCTGACCACCCGGCCGCGTCTGTCCGGCTGGACCGCCCTGCTGATCGCGGCCGTGCTGATCGTGGCAGACCAGCTGCTCAAAGCCTGGGCGCGCAGCCACCTGACGCTCGGCGCCGCGCCGGAACCGTTCGTCCCTGGCCTGATCAGCTGGCAGCTGACCTACAACACCGGGGCCGCCTGGAGCCTGCTGTCCGGCGCCACGGTGCCGCTGGCGATCCTGCGGCTGCTGGTGGGGCTGGGTATTCTGGCCTACCTGTTCCGGCGGCCCCAGCCGCGCCTGCTGGCGGTGGTGCTGTCGCTGATCGCGGCGGGGGCCATCGGCAACACCATCGATGGCCTGTGGCGGGGCCGCGTGACCGACATGATCGTGTCGCCGGCGCTCTCAGCCGTGACCCGCGCCTTCCGGGCCGGCGAGTTCCCGATCTTCAACATCGCCGACAGCTGCGTGGTTGTGGGCACCCTGCTGCTGATCGTGCTGAGCTTCCTGCCGGAGCGCCGCCCGCAGGGCATGGCCGGCCCCCGGCCCTGA
- a CDS encoding histidine phosphatase family protein, whose protein sequence is MESQVQLILLRHGRSRADDEQVHEGRYDSPLTELGRQQAQRLAAYWQAHPPGFDTVVCSDLSRASETARIVCAPLGLTPQVSSLWREFDNGPLAGMSRQESAQRYPIPSFRHDFSPFTQDGGESQVQFRARALAALHDLWALPGSNFLVVSHGGFLNAVLGELLGASRAWFQFEDTSFARLRLSRQHHTAVVLGINLQPHHPVQPH, encoded by the coding sequence ATGGAGAGTCAGGTGCAGCTGATCCTGTTGCGGCATGGCCGGAGCCGGGCGGATGACGAACAGGTGCATGAGGGGCGCTACGACAGCCCGTTGACCGAGCTGGGTCGCCAGCAGGCGCAGCGGCTCGCCGCCTACTGGCAGGCCCATCCCCCTGGCTTTGACACAGTGGTCTGCTCCGATCTGAGCCGCGCTTCCGAAACGGCCCGGATCGTCTGTGCTCCGCTGGGGCTCACGCCGCAAGTGAGCTCGTTATGGCGTGAATTCGACAACGGCCCTCTGGCGGGCATGTCCCGGCAGGAATCGGCCCAGCGCTATCCCATTCCCAGCTTCCGTCATGACTTCTCGCCCTTCACCCAGGATGGTGGAGAGTCGCAGGTCCAGTTCCGGGCACGCGCCCTGGCGGCGCTCCACGACCTGTGGGCTCTGCCGGGCAGCAACTTCCTGGTGGTCTCACACGGCGGCTTTCTCAATGCGGTGCTGGGTGAGCTTCTGGGCGCCAGCCGCGCCTGGTTTCAGTTTGAGGACACCAGCTTTGCGCGCCTGCGCCTGTCCCGTCAGCACCACACCGCCGTGGTGCTGGGCATCAATCTGCAACCGCATCACCCGGTCCAGCCGCACTGA
- the rpmB gene encoding 50S ribosomal protein L28: MAKVCEMCGKGPIVVNSVIRRGKARAAGGVGRKVTGISKTRQVPNLQKVTIRKEGASVRLRLCTKCMRAATAA, encoded by the coding sequence ATGGCGAAAGTGTGCGAAATGTGCGGCAAGGGGCCCATCGTGGTCAACTCGGTCATCCGTCGCGGTAAGGCCCGTGCGGCCGGCGGCGTGGGTCGCAAGGTCACCGGGATCAGCAAGACCCGTCAGGTGCCCAACCTCCAGAAGGTCACCATCCGCAAGGAAGGCGCCAGCGTGCGCCTGCGCCTGTGCACCAAGTGCATGCGCGCGGCGACTGCGGCCTGA
- a CDS encoding helix-turn-helix domain-containing protein, producing MTTAAHSGLQPPPELNLTLDRRAELADFLRTRRMRLSPEQVGLGGAGRRRTPGLRREEVALLAETSTTWYTWLEQRRDIRVSAPLLDRLARALLLDHGERTHLFALAGLPLPLSTELHEDVSPAVERFIHGLSQPAYVLGRRWDYLTWNAAAEAVFGSLWLLPPEERNILRRLFLDPERRLFHTDWHCAAAGLVARFRADSAPFLEEPWMAALIEELQTRSPDFRRLWARHDVRGDPDGLKDFQHPEMGRMIFEHLILRLPDAPDLRVVVYTALPEWDTPAKLQRLLAAPRTPPSTVVATL from the coding sequence ATGACGACAGCCGCCCACTCCGGACTTCAGCCCCCGCCAGAACTCAACCTCACCCTGGACCGCCGTGCCGAACTGGCCGACTTTCTGCGGACCCGGCGAATGCGCCTGTCACCGGAACAGGTGGGGCTGGGTGGGGCCGGCCGTCGACGCACGCCCGGGCTGCGGCGCGAGGAGGTGGCGCTGCTGGCCGAGACCAGCACCACCTGGTACACCTGGCTGGAGCAGCGCCGCGACATCCGGGTGTCGGCCCCGCTGCTGGACCGGCTGGCCCGGGCGCTGCTGCTGGACCACGGAGAACGCACCCACCTGTTCGCCCTGGCGGGGCTACCGCTCCCGCTGAGCACCGAGCTGCATGAGGACGTGTCACCGGCCGTGGAACGCTTTATACACGGCCTGAGCCAGCCGGCCTACGTGCTGGGGCGGCGCTGGGATTACCTGACCTGGAATGCGGCCGCTGAGGCGGTGTTCGGGAGCCTCTGGCTGCTGCCGCCGGAGGAGCGCAACATCCTGCGCCGGCTGTTCCTGGACCCGGAGCGGCGCCTGTTTCACACCGACTGGCACTGCGCCGCGGCCGGGCTGGTGGCCCGCTTCCGCGCGGACAGTGCGCCCTTCCTGGAAGAGCCCTGGATGGCGGCCCTGATCGAGGAACTGCAGACGCGCAGCCCCGACTTCCGTCGGCTGTGGGCCCGTCATGATGTGCGGGGCGATCCGGACGGCCTCAAGGACTTCCAGCACCCGGAGATGGGCCGCATGATCTTCGAGCACCTGATCCTGCGGCTGCCCGACGCGCCGGACCTGCGGGTGGTGGTGTACACCGCCCTGCCCGAGTGGGACACCCCGGCCAAGCTGCAGCGGCTGCTGGCCGCGCCCCGGACCCCGCCGTCAACCGTGGTGGCCACCCTTTGA
- a CDS encoding MFS transporter, translating to MPRSLWILALGNFAIGTSALVVAGLLGVLAGDLHVPLGSAGAVVSAYSLTYALSAVLLGSLTSRLPRKPLLLVALLLFTLGNLGAALAPTFPLLLAARVLSAVGASLFTPVASGVAAALVPPELRGRALALVFVGVPVATVLGVPLGTWIGGTFGWRAAFWLVVGLSVVALAGVALLVRRVEVPRPTAHWLQLLQRPALRRALLVMLLLYMGQFALYPYLAPTLRTVTGLGTLGVTLLLLGFGAAGLLGNLLGGRLNDLWSGPRTLLLGLLLTAAVLLLFPVLAPSAWAVAVLCAVWGVASLAINPPQQSRVVELGPDAPGVALALNASALYLGQALGAPLGGLVAGTHLLWLGPMGGGLVLLAALLASPAFRARVPRALKPDPV from the coding sequence ATGCCTCGTTCTCTGTGGATTCTTGCGCTCGGAAATTTTGCCATCGGCACCAGCGCCCTGGTGGTGGCTGGCCTGCTGGGGGTGCTGGCCGGCGACCTGCACGTGCCGCTCGGCTCGGCCGGCGCGGTGGTCAGCGCCTACTCACTCACGTACGCCCTCAGCGCCGTGCTGCTGGGCAGCCTGACCAGTCGCCTGCCGCGCAAGCCACTGCTGCTGGTTGCCCTGCTGCTGTTCACGCTCGGCAACCTGGGTGCAGCGCTGGCCCCCACCTTTCCGCTGCTGCTGGCCGCGCGGGTGCTGTCGGCGGTGGGCGCCTCTCTGTTTACACCGGTCGCGTCCGGGGTGGCGGCCGCATTGGTGCCGCCGGAGCTGCGGGGCCGGGCGCTGGCGCTGGTGTTCGTGGGGGTGCCGGTGGCCACGGTGCTGGGCGTGCCGCTCGGCACCTGGATCGGCGGGACCTTCGGCTGGCGGGCGGCCTTCTGGCTGGTGGTGGGCCTGAGTGTGGTGGCGCTGGCCGGGGTGGCCCTCCTGGTGCGCCGCGTGGAGGTGCCGCGCCCCACCGCCCACTGGCTGCAGCTGCTGCAGCGTCCGGCCCTGCGCCGCGCCCTGCTGGTGATGCTGCTGCTGTACATGGGCCAGTTCGCGCTGTACCCGTATCTGGCCCCTACACTGCGCACCGTGACCGGACTCGGCACCCTGGGCGTCACCCTGCTGCTGCTGGGCTTCGGTGCGGCGGGGCTGCTGGGCAACCTGCTGGGCGGCCGGCTCAACGACCTGTGGAGCGGACCGCGCACCCTGCTGCTGGGGCTGCTGCTGACGGCGGCCGTGCTGCTGCTGTTCCCGGTGCTGGCCCCCTCGGCGTGGGCGGTGGCGGTGCTGTGCGCCGTGTGGGGCGTCGCGTCGCTGGCCATCAACCCGCCGCAGCAGAGCCGGGTGGTGGAGCTGGGTCCCGACGCGCCGGGCGTAGCCCTGGCCCTGAATGCCAGCGCCCTGTACCTGGGGCAGGCGCTGGGCGCGCCGCTGGGCGGGCTGGTCGCCGGGACGCACCTGCTGTGGTTGGGGCCGATGGGTGGCGGGCTGGTGCTGCTGGCGGCGCTGCTGGCCAGCCCGGCGTTCCGCGCCCGTGTTCCACGTGCGTTGAAGCCGGACCCGGTCTGA
- a CDS encoding dienelactone hydrolase family protein: MSDYQQDLFRYVAEEFAEDFHQGELPRREFLRRSVLLGGSVPGARLLLATLGVTGVSAAELAAAQTAAPQNEAATNSYHVDPADTALEAGPVTYQALGRTNYAYVARPKGIASAPIVMIIHENKGLQPHIEDVARRMAKAGYIAMAPDFVSIDPGSRDGGTKKYSDIAQVSAIIAKLAPPDLAAHGLEAVKFLKAQPGAQAEHFGMVGFCWGGGMTWTMSTLLPDLKAAVPFYGPSPSFTDIPKIKAAVLGIYGGQDARITSNAPATDKALTDAGVKHEFKIYADANHAFHNDTGANYNKADAENAWASTLVWLRANL, from the coding sequence ATGAGCGATTATCAGCAGGATCTGTTCCGTTATGTTGCTGAGGAATTTGCAGAGGACTTCCACCAGGGAGAATTGCCGCGCCGGGAGTTTCTGCGCCGCAGTGTGCTGCTGGGCGGCTCGGTACCGGGCGCCCGGCTGCTGCTGGCGACCCTGGGGGTCACCGGTGTGAGTGCGGCCGAACTGGCGGCCGCCCAGACGGCGGCCCCGCAGAACGAGGCGGCCACCAACAGCTACCACGTGGACCCGGCCGACACGGCGCTGGAGGCCGGCCCGGTCACGTATCAGGCGCTGGGCCGCACCAACTACGCCTACGTCGCCCGCCCCAAAGGCATCGCCAGCGCCCCGATCGTGATGATCATCCACGAGAACAAGGGCCTGCAGCCGCACATCGAGGACGTGGCGCGGCGCATGGCCAAGGCCGGCTACATCGCAATGGCCCCGGACTTCGTCTCCATCGATCCGGGCAGCCGCGACGGTGGCACCAAGAAGTACAGCGACATCGCCCAGGTGTCGGCCATCATCGCCAAGCTGGCCCCGCCGGATCTGGCCGCCCACGGCCTGGAAGCAGTGAAGTTCCTGAAGGCGCAGCCCGGCGCGCAGGCCGAGCACTTCGGCATGGTGGGCTTCTGCTGGGGCGGCGGCATGACCTGGACCATGAGCACCCTGCTGCCGGACCTCAAGGCGGCCGTGCCGTTCTACGGCCCCTCGCCGTCCTTCACCGACATTCCCAAGATCAAGGCGGCGGTGCTGGGCATCTACGGGGGCCAGGACGCCCGCATCACCAGCAATGCGCCGGCCACCGACAAGGCGCTCACCGATGCGGGTGTGAAGCACGAGTTCAAGATCTACGCCGACGCCAACCACGCCTTCCACAACGACACCGGGGCCAACTACAACAAGGCCGACGCCGAGAACGCCTGGGCCAGCACCCTGGTCTGGCTGCGCGCCAACCTCTGA
- the lepA gene encoding translation elongation factor 4: protein MPGVNVRNFSIIAHVDHGKSTLADRILEHLGAMGERDKRDQTLDTLELERERGITIKSTPVRLNYTRPNGEQYVFNLIDTPGHVDFGYEVSRSLAACEGVLLLVDASQGVEAQTIVNAYLAIDSGLTIIPVVNKIDLPAADPEGAAQELEEVVGIPAEDAIFASGKTGAGVPEILEAIVERIPPPPGDPQAPLKALIFDSFYDAYQGVILFVRVLEGTVRAKDAVTLFNTGKDFEVDKVGTFTPGLIVSDVLAAGSVGWIAAGIKDIQDAQVGDTVTSREHPTLEPFPGFKPAQPVVFSGLYPTDTEDYRKLREALERLKLNDAAFSFEPETSEALGFGFRCGFLGLLHAEIVQERLEREFDLDLIATAPAVIYRITLTNGEVIVTQNPAEFPTRDRIELVEEPYIKMSVMLPEEHVGPVMQLLQERRGSMVTMNYMGKRVELVYQVPFAEILYDFHDRLKSISRGYASMDYEIIDYREGDLQKVDIYVNGEIVDALAVIVHESKAYSLGRKVVDKMAEVIPRQMWAVPVQAAIGGKIIARATVKAFRKDVLAKCYGGDISRKKKLLSKQKKGKARMKQIGTVEVPQEAFLAVLSTDE, encoded by the coding sequence ATGCCCGGCGTGAACGTCCGGAACTTTTCCATCATCGCCCATGTCGACCACGGCAAGAGCACGCTGGCCGACCGCATCCTGGAGCACCTGGGCGCGATGGGCGAACGCGACAAGCGCGACCAGACGCTCGATACGCTGGAACTGGAGCGCGAGCGCGGCATCACCATCAAGAGCACCCCGGTGCGCCTGAACTACACCCGCCCGAACGGGGAGCAGTACGTCTTCAACCTGATCGATACGCCCGGGCACGTGGACTTCGGCTACGAGGTCAGCCGCTCGCTGGCCGCCTGTGAGGGCGTGCTGCTGCTGGTGGATGCCTCCCAGGGCGTCGAGGCTCAGACCATCGTGAACGCCTACCTCGCGATCGACTCGGGCCTGACCATCATCCCGGTGGTGAACAAGATTGACCTGCCGGCCGCCGATCCGGAGGGCGCGGCCCAGGAACTGGAAGAGGTGGTGGGCATCCCGGCCGAGGACGCCATCTTCGCGTCCGGCAAGACCGGGGCCGGGGTGCCGGAGATCCTGGAAGCCATTGTGGAGCGCATTCCGCCGCCACCCGGCGACCCGCAGGCGCCGCTCAAGGCGCTGATTTTCGACAGCTTCTACGACGCCTACCAGGGTGTGATCCTGTTCGTGCGGGTGCTGGAGGGCACCGTCCGGGCCAAGGACGCCGTGACGCTGTTCAACACCGGCAAGGACTTCGAGGTGGACAAGGTCGGCACCTTCACGCCGGGGCTGATCGTGAGTGACGTGCTGGCCGCCGGGTCGGTCGGCTGGATCGCCGCCGGCATCAAGGACATTCAGGACGCTCAGGTGGGCGACACCGTGACCAGCCGTGAGCACCCGACCCTGGAGCCGTTCCCCGGCTTCAAGCCGGCCCAGCCGGTGGTGTTCTCGGGACTGTACCCCACCGACACCGAGGACTACCGCAAGTTGAGGGAGGCGCTGGAGCGGCTGAAGCTCAACGACGCGGCCTTCAGCTTCGAGCCGGAGACGAGTGAGGCGCTGGGCTTCGGGTTCCGCTGTGGGTTCCTGGGGCTGCTGCACGCCGAGATCGTGCAGGAGCGCCTGGAGCGCGAGTTCGACCTGGACCTGATCGCGACGGCCCCTGCCGTGATCTACCGGATCACGCTCACCAACGGCGAGGTGATCGTGACCCAGAACCCGGCCGAATTCCCCACCCGCGACCGCATCGAACTGGTGGAAGAGCCGTACATCAAGATGAGCGTGATGCTGCCCGAGGAGCACGTGGGGCCGGTGATGCAGCTGCTGCAGGAGCGGCGCGGCAGCATGGTCACCATGAACTACATGGGCAAGCGGGTGGAGCTGGTGTATCAGGTGCCGTTCGCGGAGATCCTGTACGACTTCCACGACCGGCTCAAGAGCATCTCGCGCGGGTACGCCAGCATGGACTACGAGATCATTGACTACCGCGAGGGCGACCTGCAGAAGGTGGACATCTACGTGAACGGCGAGATCGTGGACGCGCTGGCCGTGATCGTCCACGAGAGCAAGGCCTACAGCCTGGGCCGCAAGGTGGTGGACAAGATGGCCGAGGTGATTCCGCGCCAGATGTGGGCGGTGCCGGTGCAGGCCGCCATCGGTGGCAAGATCATCGCGCGCGCCACGGTCAAGGCGTTCCGCAAGGATGTGCTCGCCAAGTGCTACGGCGGCGACATCAGCCGCAAGAAGAAGCTGCTCAGCAAGCAGAAAAAGGGCAAGGCCCGCATGAAGCAGATCGGCACGGTGGAGGTGCCGCAGGAGGCCTTCCTGGCGGTGCTGAGCACCGACGAGTAA